The Deltaproteobacteria bacterium genome window below encodes:
- a CDS encoding outer membrane beta-barrel domain-containing protein, which produces MSPRATVPGFVACWLVAAVPTSAAAHAHRDDASRDCEAAPTEPTAAGDTVTDPAASTPTSDAGAPDEAPSDAPVDPVELGAGPDTPQVETPPDSAAAALGRTPRRVKCLDESLIDEFGRASVRKGVQPRDFRKAKRVVLSLFGGVRGGDLTDTQWQAGGSIGFWPFEAFGFDAEFRLTPMTLRIERAATSFTQENRFPDGVRRNLSYAAIGHLLFSPIHTKLRARGDRIVHGDFVLQGGAGAILHDTVQAAAFDVGMSLYLFPTSFLSVRFDLTDRIYAQEAIGSRRITNDLVFSAGVGFWIPPRRR; this is translated from the coding sequence ATGTCGCCGCGCGCGACCGTCCCGGGCTTCGTCGCGTGTTGGCTCGTGGCCGCGGTGCCGACCTCCGCGGCCGCGCACGCCCACCGCGACGACGCGTCGCGCGACTGCGAGGCGGCGCCGACCGAGCCCACCGCGGCCGGCGACACGGTCACCGACCCCGCCGCGTCGACGCCGACGTCCGACGCCGGGGCCCCGGACGAAGCGCCCAGTGATGCGCCCGTCGATCCCGTCGAGCTCGGTGCCGGGCCCGACACGCCGCAGGTCGAGACGCCACCCGACTCGGCTGCCGCGGCGCTCGGCCGTACGCCGCGGCGGGTGAAGTGCCTCGACGAGAGCCTCATCGACGAGTTCGGTCGCGCCAGCGTCCGCAAGGGCGTACAGCCCCGTGACTTCCGCAAGGCCAAGCGAGTGGTGCTCTCGCTGTTCGGCGGCGTCCGAGGCGGCGACCTCACCGACACGCAGTGGCAGGCCGGCGGCAGCATCGGCTTCTGGCCCTTCGAGGCCTTCGGCTTCGACGCCGAGTTCCGGCTCACGCCGATGACACTGCGGATCGAGCGGGCCGCCACCAGCTTCACGCAGGAGAACCGCTTCCCCGACGGCGTGCGTCGCAACCTCTCCTACGCCGCGATCGGCCACCTGTTGTTCTCGCCGATCCACACCAAGTTGCGCGCGCGCGGCGATCGCATCGTGCACGGCGACTTCGTGCTGCAGGGGGGCGCCGGCGCCATCCTGCACGACACCGTGCAGGCGGCCGCGTTCGACGTCGGCATGAGCCTCTACCTGTTTCCGACCTCGTTCCTGTCGGTGCGCTTCGATCTCACCGATCGGATCTACGCCCAGGAGGCGATCGGCAGCCGACGCATCACCAACGACCTCGTCTTCTCTGCCGGCGTGGGCTTCTGGATCCCGCCGCGCCGCCGCTAG
- a CDS encoding outer membrane beta-barrel domain-containing protein → MLAPLLTLALATAPEADAQACAKSATEATATATTTTPRRRGRRGRDRDAPTSAAAAPVGVPGQPGECVDATLQEQLLAKRRFRLTRDRLFVKALRHELTLNGGYYVSDLFDSTFTLGGQYTFFMSENFGTELSVSWSRLRTSVLDTIEGANAFAIDLGRPDVVRAFGSLTWSPLYGKLRLVAASIWRYDLYLLAGPGVVVDPLSFGAAGNFGLGFRVFLHQAVALRFEVRDYLYRQELLSESFYVNDLAFTTGLSVLLPTRN, encoded by the coding sequence ATGCTCGCCCCGCTGCTCACGCTCGCGCTCGCGACGGCCCCCGAGGCCGACGCGCAGGCCTGTGCGAAATCCGCCACCGAGGCGACCGCAACCGCCACCACCACGACCCCCCGGCGACGCGGCCGTCGTGGCCGCGATCGCGACGCGCCCACGTCCGCCGCGGCTGCCCCGGTCGGGGTCCCGGGCCAGCCCGGCGAGTGCGTCGACGCCACGCTGCAGGAACAGCTGCTGGCGAAGCGCCGCTTCCGACTCACGCGCGACCGTTTGTTCGTGAAGGCCCTGCGCCACGAGCTGACCCTGAACGGTGGCTACTACGTCAGCGACCTCTTCGACTCCACCTTCACGCTCGGCGGCCAGTACACCTTCTTCATGTCGGAGAACTTCGGCACCGAACTGAGCGTGTCGTGGTCCCGCCTGCGCACCAGCGTGCTCGACACCATCGAGGGCGCCAATGCGTTCGCGATCGACCTCGGGCGCCCCGACGTCGTGCGGGCCTTCGGTAGCCTCACGTGGTCGCCGCTGTACGGCAAGCTGCGGCTGGTCGCAGCGTCGATCTGGCGCTACGACCTCTACCTGCTCGCGGGCCCCGGCGTGGTGGTCGATCCGCTGAGCTTCGGCGCGGCCGGCAACTTCGGTCTCGGCTTCCGGGTGTTCCTCCACCAGGCCGTCGCGCTGCGCTTCGAGGTGCGCGACTACCTGTACCGCCAAGAGCTGCTCTCGGAGTCGTTCTACGTCAACGACCTCGCCTTCACCACCGGCTTGTCCGTGCTGCTGCCCACGAGGAACTGA
- a CDS encoding tetratricopeptide repeat protein: MTGGRAALTLAVALGLLPASAWARGSAPAERSAARSGGATRAAAAAPEPSNKRRGRGRKAAAPDDTPPPLTSYQLELELRTREGQITVDRKRGIALLEEFITKHADNRAMPEALYRLAALYWERSQEQFLTAMGSWADAVDGCRDAPETCPDGPPAEPVLDLASAQTIYVRLIRDYPSFRKLDTVRYLYAFSLRDQGHTDAAQAQFWAIIKKHPGSSFVPDAWLAIGDHRFYAGTDWNAALEAYGHVLEHPDSDPYAMALFKTAWCHWKLGQSAEAVKRFKQVLDQGAEPETDDASRKRLADLREEALEYLVQVLSEDEKNTPKDIYDFLASIDGSQYSRKVLVRLGEAYEAQTRYDKSVPTWRFLIELDTSHVDAADFELHVVAGLRGDGKLAPALDELGVIHQRYGLGTPWAKAHPKAARAAHEDASGLLFDFGRSIHEGAQAAEKDTKVPDKERYALAARAYDDFITRYPSEPNAVEVSYLAGDIYFFKLGQAERAGDAYLRVGESAPVGALHHDALLAAIGAYEQAIAQAPAGTAATAPVTAASAPIGTAATDGTAAGGSAVGGAAATAETSPEAAADATRYSPLERKFIRAVDLFSSLFPDDEQNGAVLYALGDFFYNRGDYDGAVQRYGKLVVDHPADGNAGAAGDRILESLQKAADYDNIELWAGKLKATKSFAAPEEQARLDRIIVDSLLKQGDTLVERGYAARGASYYLRVAAEHPRHDKAPLALSNAGAALERARKPQAATEIYERLAKDYPKSPQAAEATLVVAHVFENMGDYERAAQRYDGLVERYPKHAGRAEALYNAGVLYEGLGQTKLAAARYATYAKQFPGESDSLQVELRAGLVQARAGDHKAAIATLSKFVDRHGSAPEAVVANTQLGKSLIAVSRFKDADKALAKAAKSGRTAEGPARVAGAEARYLQGELIYREFEAQKLDPKPSKLGASLDRKAKLLGSAKDVYLDVLAYSTAEWTTAALFRIGQSYELFAKGLREYPVPAGLSQAQQDEYSEQLDTFALAFEEEAIGAYKSGYARAMELGIYNTYTRKIRASLGRLSAQEFPPIAEVGSELRVAEGGSGAQAIRRLER; encoded by the coding sequence ATGACGGGCGGACGCGCCGCGCTCACGCTCGCCGTCGCGCTCGGGCTGCTGCCCGCGTCGGCGTGGGCCCGTGGCAGCGCACCGGCGGAGCGATCCGCCGCGCGCAGCGGCGGCGCCACGAGGGCCGCGGCCGCCGCCCCCGAGCCGTCGAACAAGCGTCGTGGCCGTGGACGCAAGGCCGCCGCCCCCGACGACACCCCACCGCCGCTGACCTCGTACCAGCTCGAGCTCGAGCTGCGCACGCGCGAGGGCCAGATCACCGTCGATCGCAAGCGTGGCATCGCGCTGCTCGAGGAGTTCATCACCAAGCACGCCGACAATCGTGCGATGCCCGAGGCGCTCTACCGCCTGGCCGCGCTCTACTGGGAGCGCAGCCAGGAGCAGTTCCTCACCGCGATGGGCAGCTGGGCGGATGCCGTCGATGGCTGTCGCGACGCGCCGGAGACCTGCCCCGACGGTCCGCCCGCGGAGCCGGTGCTCGACCTCGCGAGCGCGCAGACCATCTACGTGCGACTCATCCGCGACTACCCGAGCTTCCGCAAGCTCGACACGGTGCGCTACCTCTACGCGTTCTCGCTGCGCGATCAGGGCCACACCGACGCCGCGCAGGCGCAGTTCTGGGCCATCATCAAGAAGCACCCTGGCTCGAGCTTCGTGCCCGATGCGTGGCTCGCCATCGGCGATCATCGTTTCTACGCCGGCACCGACTGGAACGCGGCGCTCGAGGCCTATGGCCACGTGCTCGAGCACCCCGACAGCGACCCCTACGCGATGGCGCTCTTCAAGACCGCGTGGTGCCACTGGAAGCTGGGTCAGAGCGCCGAGGCGGTGAAGCGGTTCAAGCAGGTGCTCGATCAGGGCGCCGAACCCGAGACCGATGACGCCAGTCGCAAGCGCCTCGCCGACCTGCGCGAGGAAGCGCTCGAGTACCTCGTGCAGGTGCTGAGCGAAGACGAGAAGAACACCCCCAAGGACATCTACGACTTCCTGGCCTCGATCGACGGCTCGCAGTACTCCCGCAAGGTGCTGGTGCGGCTCGGCGAGGCCTACGAGGCCCAGACCCGCTACGACAAGTCGGTGCCGACCTGGCGCTTCCTCATCGAGCTCGACACATCGCACGTCGATGCCGCGGATTTCGAGCTGCACGTGGTCGCGGGCCTGCGCGGCGACGGCAAGCTCGCGCCGGCGCTCGATGAGCTCGGCGTGATCCATCAGCGCTACGGCCTGGGCACCCCGTGGGCCAAGGCCCACCCCAAGGCCGCGCGCGCCGCCCACGAGGACGCCTCGGGGCTGCTGTTCGACTTCGGGCGCTCGATCCACGAGGGCGCGCAGGCGGCCGAGAAGGACACCAAGGTGCCCGACAAGGAGCGCTACGCCCTGGCGGCGCGTGCCTACGACGATTTCATCACGCGCTACCCCAGCGAGCCCAACGCGGTCGAGGTCTCCTACCTCGCCGGCGACATCTACTTCTTCAAGCTCGGCCAGGCCGAGCGCGCTGGCGATGCCTACCTGCGCGTCGGCGAGTCGGCCCCGGTCGGCGCGCTCCACCACGACGCGTTGCTGGCGGCGATCGGTGCCTACGAGCAGGCCATCGCGCAGGCGCCGGCCGGCACCGCCGCGACCGCACCAGTCACCGCTGCTTCGGCGCCGATCGGCACCGCAGCAACCGACGGCACCGCAGCGGGCGGCAGTGCAGTGGGCGGCGCGGCCGCGACCGCCGAGACCTCGCCCGAGGCGGCCGCCGACGCGACCCGCTACAGCCCGCTCGAGCGCAAGTTCATCCGCGCGGTCGATCTGTTCTCGTCACTGTTCCCCGACGACGAGCAAAACGGCGCGGTGCTCTACGCGCTGGGCGACTTCTTCTACAACCGCGGCGACTACGACGGCGCAGTGCAGCGCTACGGCAAGCTCGTGGTCGATCACCCCGCCGATGGCAACGCCGGGGCCGCCGGCGATCGCATCCTCGAGAGCCTGCAGAAGGCCGCGGACTACGACAACATCGAGCTGTGGGCCGGCAAGCTCAAGGCCACCAAGTCGTTCGCCGCGCCCGAGGAGCAAGCACGGCTCGATCGCATCATCGTCGACAGCTTGCTCAAGCAGGGCGACACCCTGGTCGAGCGCGGCTACGCGGCGCGCGGCGCCAGCTACTACCTGCGGGTCGCCGCCGAACACCCGCGCCACGACAAGGCACCGCTGGCGCTGTCCAACGCCGGTGCCGCGCTCGAGCGCGCGCGCAAGCCCCAGGCCGCCACCGAGATCTACGAGCGACTCGCAAAGGACTACCCCAAGAGCCCGCAAGCCGCCGAGGCGACGCTGGTGGTCGCCCACGTGTTCGAGAACATGGGGGACTACGAGCGCGCCGCGCAACGCTACGACGGCCTGGTCGAGCGCTACCCCAAGCATGCCGGCCGCGCCGAAGCGCTCTACAACGCCGGCGTGCTCTACGAGGGGCTCGGGCAGACCAAGCTCGCCGCTGCCCGCTACGCCACCTACGCCAAGCAGTTCCCCGGCGAGTCCGACAGCCTGCAGGTCGAGCTGCGCGCGGGCCTCGTCCAGGCCCGGGCCGGTGACCACAAGGCCGCCATCGCGACGCTCTCGAAGTTCGTCGATCGCCACGGCAGCGCGCCCGAAGCCGTGGTCGCCAACACACAGCTCGGCAAGTCGCTCATCGCCGTGTCGCGCTTCAAGGACGCCGACAAGGCGCTGGCCAAGGCCGCGAAGTCCGGCCGCACCGCCGAGGGCCCCGCGCGGGTCGCCGGCGCCGAGGCGAGGTACCTGCAGGGCGAGCTCATCTACCGCGAGTTCGAGGCGCAGAAGCTCGACCCCAAGCCGAGCAAGCTCGGCGCGAGCCTCGATCGCAAGGCCAAGCTGTTGGGCTCGGCGAAGGATGTCTACCTCGACGTACTGGCCTACTCGACCGCGGAGTGGACCACCGCCGCGCTGTTCCGCATCGGGCAGTCCTACGAGCTGTTCGCCAAGGGCCTGCGCGAGTATCCCGTGCCCGCGGGGCTGAGCCAGGCCCAGCAGGACGAGTACTCCGAGCAGCTCGACACCTTCGCGCTGGCGTTCGAGGAGGAGGCGATCGGCGCCTACAAGAGCGGCTATGCCCGCGCGATGGAGCTCGGCATCTACAACACGTACACCCGCAAGATCCGCGCGTCGCTGGGCCGGCTCTCGGCACAGGAGTTCCCGCCGATCGCAGAGGTCGGCAGCGAGCTGCGGGTGGCCGAGGGCGGCTCGGGTGCGCAGGCGATCCGGAGGCTCGAGCGATGA
- a CDS encoding tetratricopeptide repeat protein produces the protein MTPRLIVLAALLGAGLPACGRRTPTNTVAPTTAVSATARQRFDAGVGKLDAGANEYDDAIAQFKAAIALEPKLWEAWLDIGVIELRRARLGEAAKALEASLAIYASPEALDALGEVYLRQNKAKQALALYERALREHPDDLRVRNALAVTLRRVGRLDEAEAECRAILGEHAFDPAAYATLGAIKIDRGQLDLAQLLLDKGLARHPEHPLLLTNLGLVALKRGDDQTAFALFERASAADPRYVVGRLNKAALFLGAGDAKRAKTELDAVLQIEPGNTDALLGVGTCARLSGDLPGARTAWERVLAIDAAHAGAIFNLAVLEMDFAERPQIARKHLERYLQVTGGDGPQAADVKERLALLEGMSKTKGGAKG, from the coding sequence ATGACGCCGAGGCTCATCGTGCTCGCCGCGCTGCTCGGCGCGGGGCTACCGGCCTGCGGTCGCCGCACGCCGACGAACACCGTCGCGCCCACCACCGCGGTCTCGGCCACTGCGCGGCAGCGCTTCGACGCCGGCGTGGGCAAGCTCGACGCCGGCGCCAACGAGTACGACGATGCGATCGCGCAGTTCAAGGCCGCGATCGCCCTCGAGCCCAAGCTGTGGGAGGCGTGGCTCGACATCGGTGTGATCGAGCTGCGGCGCGCACGGCTCGGCGAGGCTGCCAAGGCGCTCGAGGCCTCACTGGCGATCTACGCCAGCCCCGAGGCCCTCGACGCGCTCGGCGAGGTGTACCTGCGGCAGAACAAGGCCAAGCAAGCGCTCGCGCTGTACGAGCGAGCGCTGCGCGAGCACCCCGACGATCTGCGGGTTCGCAACGCGCTGGCCGTCACGCTGCGCCGCGTCGGTCGGCTCGACGAGGCCGAGGCCGAGTGCCGCGCGATCCTCGGTGAGCACGCCTTCGATCCCGCCGCCTACGCGACCCTCGGCGCCATCAAGATCGATCGCGGACAACTCGACCTCGCGCAGCTACTGCTCGACAAGGGCCTCGCCCGCCATCCGGAGCATCCGCTGCTGCTGACCAACCTCGGCTTGGTCGCGCTCAAGCGCGGTGACGACCAGACCGCGTTCGCGTTGTTCGAGCGGGCGAGCGCAGCCGACCCCCGCTACGTCGTGGGTCGCCTCAACAAGGCCGCGCTCTTCCTCGGGGCCGGCGACGCCAAGCGGGCCAAGACCGAGCTCGACGCGGTCCTGCAGATCGAGCCCGGCAACACCGACGCCCTGCTCGGCGTGGGCACCTGCGCGCGGCTCTCGGGTGATCTGCCCGGCGCTCGCACGGCGTGGGAGCGCGTGCTCGCGATCGATGCCGCGCATGCGGGGGCGATCTTCAACCTCGCGGTGCTCGAGATGGACTTTGCCGAGCGACCCCAGATCGCGCGCAAGCACCTGGAACGCTATCTGCAGGTCACCGGCGGCGACGGCCCGCAGGCGGCCGACGTCAAGGAGCGGCTCGCGCTGCTCGAGGGCATGAGCAAGACGAAAGGCGGCGCAAAAGGATGA
- a CDS encoding TonB family protein — protein sequence MLALGRTVLQEATVDGRGSLRVGHGHGCDFVLPVTPAIARTTLVRRGAITLPPGFDGRLVLDGVEHDVAELRAAGRTTVPLAPEDWGVLWLHESPQLRLVVLQVAREVLPPMPSDGANRPLYAATTFSAIAMALLLGIAYLRYDPERHKLELDDLDARITRAMFNDPPRDPPPEEDTPLAADEDKPAEKPRKRAAGDEGTFGRPDRVGRSNIPKTDATSSSNATNVGLVRELNDLAQTSTMADLLAVGGQISGTDNGPLVVGNGTYGMSTRGSGQGGGGEGEGVIHGTADIDLHGSGTDARRRTVKAKEGPKEKQVSVQPGTARVKGQLSKELIDKEVRRHRAQIGFCYNKQLARQPDLSGKVSLSWIIRLDGSVTSAKVKSSSLGNSDAESCMVRALQNWHFPKPEGGVVEVEYPFVFDTE from the coding sequence GTGCTCGCGCTGGGTCGCACCGTGCTGCAGGAGGCCACGGTCGACGGGCGCGGCTCGCTGCGTGTCGGTCATGGTCACGGCTGCGACTTCGTGTTGCCGGTGACGCCAGCGATCGCCCGCACGACCCTCGTGCGTCGCGGCGCGATCACTCTGCCGCCCGGCTTCGACGGGCGCCTGGTGCTCGACGGTGTCGAGCACGACGTCGCCGAGCTCCGTGCGGCTGGCCGAACGACCGTGCCGCTCGCGCCCGAGGACTGGGGCGTGCTGTGGCTGCACGAGTCGCCGCAGCTGCGGCTCGTGGTGCTGCAGGTCGCGCGCGAGGTACTGCCGCCGATGCCGAGCGACGGCGCCAATCGGCCGCTGTACGCCGCGACCACCTTCAGCGCGATCGCGATGGCGTTGCTGCTCGGCATCGCGTACCTGCGCTACGACCCCGAGCGGCACAAGCTCGAGCTCGACGACCTCGACGCCCGCATCACGCGGGCGATGTTCAACGATCCACCCCGTGATCCGCCGCCCGAGGAGGACACACCGCTGGCCGCCGACGAGGACAAGCCCGCCGAGAAGCCGCGCAAGCGCGCTGCCGGCGACGAGGGCACCTTCGGCCGGCCCGATCGCGTCGGTCGCAGCAACATCCCCAAGACCGACGCGACCAGCTCGAGCAACGCCACCAACGTCGGGCTGGTGCGCGAGCTCAACGACCTCGCGCAGACCAGCACCATGGCCGATCTGCTCGCGGTCGGCGGTCAGATCAGCGGCACCGACAACGGCCCCCTGGTGGTCGGCAACGGCACGTACGGCATGTCCACCCGCGGCAGCGGCCAGGGCGGTGGCGGCGAGGGTGAGGGCGTCATCCACGGCACCGCCGACATCGATCTGCATGGCAGCGGCACCGACGCGCGTCGTCGCACCGTCAAGGCGAAGGAGGGCCCCAAGGAGAAGCAGGTGTCGGTGCAGCCGGGCACCGCCCGTGTGAAGGGCCAGCTGAGCAAGGAGCTGATCGACAAGGAGGTCCGTCGTCACCGCGCGCAGATCGGCTTCTGCTACAACAAGCAGCTCGCGCGCCAGCCCGACCTATCGGGAAAGGTCTCGCTGTCGTGGATCATCCGCCTCGACGGTTCGGTCACCAGCGCGAAGGTGAAGAGCAGCTCGTTGGGCAACAGCGACGCCGAGAGCTGCATGGTCCGCGCGCTGCAGAACTGGCACTTCCCCAAGCCCGAGGGCGGCGTGGTCGAGGTCGAGTACCCGTTCGTGTTCGACACCGAGTGA
- the fabZ gene encoding 3-hydroxyacyl-ACP dehydratase FabZ codes for MLDAVALQKILPHRYPFLFLDRVVEATPNESIVALRMVSISDPILQGHFPGNPIVPGVVQVEAMAQAAVVLANLSGAFDPATQDCLFIGIQDAKFRAVAVPGEVLRIEVKAERLGRIGKFTGRVTCGEQLKSSASFSAIVEPKRNG; via the coding sequence GTGCTCGACGCGGTCGCCCTGCAGAAGATCCTGCCCCATCGCTACCCGTTCCTCTTCCTCGACCGCGTCGTCGAGGCGACGCCGAACGAGTCGATCGTCGCGCTGCGGATGGTGTCGATCAGCGATCCGATCCTGCAGGGGCACTTTCCGGGCAACCCGATCGTGCCCGGCGTCGTGCAGGTGGAGGCGATGGCCCAGGCCGCAGTGGTGCTCGCGAACCTCTCGGGCGCGTTCGATCCCGCGACGCAGGACTGCTTGTTCATCGGCATCCAGGACGCGAAGTTCCGCGCGGTGGCGGTGCCCGGCGAGGTACTTCGCATCGAGGTGAAGGCCGAGCGCCTCGGCCGCATCGGCAAGTTCACCGGTCGCGTCACCTGCGGCGAGCAGCTCAAGAGCTCGGCGTCGTTCAGCGCGATCGTGGAGCCCAAGAGGAACGGATGA